A genomic segment from Manduca sexta isolate Smith_Timp_Sample1 chromosome 13, JHU_Msex_v1.0, whole genome shotgun sequence encodes:
- the LOC115443388 gene encoding WD repeat-containing protein 37, whose protein sequence is MKSSKRRLQALTEGSDGLPNYLKMEDSETSIPPVFRSRLHELFSQIEKEFDLLYTENLNLQEKIDILSEKLERESYVGDKQNLEYIEFEATGKNSKVKLTQSNSQKVKASHKLRVQTSKIVSSFKAPTYNCQLVREFTGHKDGIWDVTSARPGQALIGTASADHTACVWSVEWGKCLLQYTGHSGSVNSIRFHPSRDIALTSSGDNTAHVWQAAVNWDLPRGQSSEEELEGAGEESLGDGGDRPEVLRTPLTELVGHQGVVVAADWLTGGDHVITASWDRTANLYDVETGDCLQVLTGHDHELTHASAHHNARLVVTASRDTTFRLWDFREPIHSVSVFQGHTESVTSAVFTREDKVVSGSDDRSVKVWDVRNMRSALATIRSDSSVNRVGVSGGGLIAIPHDNRQVRLFDLQGQRLARLPRSSRQGHRRMVTSVAWAEDISSNINFFSCGFDRRILGWSIQPSKEN, encoded by the exons ATGAAATCCAGCAAAAGAAGGCTCCAGGCCCTTACCGAAGGCTCTGATGGACTGCCCAATTACCTGAAAATGGAGGATTCTGAAACTTCAATACCACCAGTTTTCAGATCTCGTTTACATGAACTATTTTCTCAAATCGAGAAAGAATTTGACCTTTTGTACACGGAAAACTTGAACC tgcAAGAAAAAATAGACATTCTAAGTGAAAAACTGGAACGTGAAAGCTATGTTGGTGACAAACAGAACTTGGAATACATAGAATTTGAAGCAACTGGCAAGAACTCTAAAGTGAAAT TAACGCAAAGTAACTCCCAAAAAGTAAAAGCAAGCCACAAGTTGAGGGTTCAGACAAGCAAGATAGTATCAAGTTTTAAGGCACCAACATACAACTGCCAGCTGGTGAGGGAGTTCACTGGGCATAAGGATGGTATCTGGGATGTGACATCAGCAAGACCAGGGCAAGCTCTGATTGGAACAGCTTCTGCAG ATCACACAGCATGCGTGTGGAGTGTAGAATGGGGCAAGTGTCTTCTGCAATACACAGGCCATTCCGGATCAGTAAATTCTATCAGATTCCATCCGAGCAGGGACATTGCTCTCACCAGCAGTGGGGATAACACTGCCCACGTGTGGCAAGCTGCTGTAAACTGGGACTTGCCC CGAGGCCAATCATCAGAAGAGGAATTGGAAGGCGCTGGCGAAGAGAGCCTGGGTGATGGTGGAGACAGACCTGAAGTACTCCGTACGCCACTCACAGAGCTGGTTGGCCACCAGGGTGTGGTGGTGGCCGCTGACTGGCTTACCGGCGGCGACCACGTAATCACAGCTTCATGGGATCGAACTGCTAACCTTTATGATGTCGAGACTGGCGATTGCTTGCAGGTTCTTACAG gtCACGACCATGAGCTAACACACGCATCCGCTCATCACAACGCTAGGCTCGTAGTGACGGCGTCCCGAGACACCACCTTCCGCCTGTGGGACTTCCGAGAGCCCATACACTCAGTCTCGGTATTTCAAGGACATACAGA GAGTGTAACGTCAGCGGTGTTCACACGCGAGGACAAAGTGGTGTCGGGGTCGGACGACCGCTCGGTGAAGGTGTGGGACGTGCGCAACATGCGCTCGGCGCTCGCCACCATCCGCTCCGACTCCTCCGTCAACCGCGTCGGCGTCAGCGGCGGCGGCCTCATCGCCATCCCGCACGACAACCGCCAGGTGCGCCTGTTCGACCTGCAGGGACAGCGCCTCGCCAGGCTGCCCAGGTCCAGCCGACAG GGCCACCGCCGTATGGTGACGTCAGTGGCATGGGCCGAAGACATATCGTCCAACATAAATTTCTTCAGTTGTGGGTTCGACCGCCGTATTCTTGGCTGGTCTATTCAACCTTCGAAGGAGAACTGA